In one Arenibacter antarcticus genomic region, the following are encoded:
- the hutI gene encoding imidazolonepropionase has protein sequence MKKFTLIGPFKQLLTMSGLPIKGALQDHQLSIIENGGIITKDEKIYSVGSFLDLEKEAHDLSAEIIKIDSDMVGLPGLIDAHTHICFGGSRANDYSLRNAGKTYLEIAKSGGGIWDTVTQTRKSSSANLVKGIIKRANRHLQQGVTTIEVKSGYGLSVEEELKMLIAIATANKAIDADLIPTCLAAHMVPKDFKGTPEEYLSEISTTLFPILKKENLTHRIDAFLEEGAYSEATIATYFEKAKEMGFDITVHADQFSTGGSAVAVKYGAISADHLEASTETEIQLLANSNVIATALPGASMGLGCNYTPARQLLDAGASVAIASDWNPGSAPMGNLLMQAAVLGTFEKLTNTEVLSGITYRAAAALGLKDRGKIETGLLADFIAFPTTNYKEILYQQGMLQPKMVFKKGTLVVGL, from the coding sequence ATGAAAAAATTTACACTTATAGGTCCATTTAAGCAACTCCTAACCATGTCCGGACTACCGATAAAGGGTGCCTTACAGGATCACCAATTATCGATTATAGAAAATGGGGGCATTATTACCAAGGACGAAAAAATTTATTCTGTAGGATCGTTTTTAGACCTAGAAAAAGAAGCCCATGATTTAAGCGCTGAAATCATAAAGATTGATTCTGATATGGTAGGTCTGCCAGGATTAATAGATGCCCATACCCACATCTGTTTTGGGGGAAGTAGGGCAAACGACTATTCCCTTAGAAATGCTGGTAAAACCTATTTAGAAATTGCCAAATCTGGTGGTGGGATATGGGATACGGTTACCCAAACAAGAAAATCGAGTTCCGCGAATCTCGTTAAAGGCATAATAAAACGAGCCAATAGACATTTGCAGCAAGGAGTGACTACCATAGAAGTGAAAAGCGGGTACGGGCTGTCGGTAGAGGAGGAATTAAAAATGCTCATTGCCATTGCCACCGCCAATAAGGCTATTGATGCCGATCTTATTCCTACTTGTTTGGCTGCACATATGGTACCCAAAGATTTTAAGGGCACCCCGGAAGAATACCTATCGGAAATAAGCACCACACTTTTTCCAATTTTAAAAAAAGAAAATCTGACCCATAGAATCGATGCGTTTTTGGAGGAAGGGGCCTATTCTGAAGCCACTATTGCCACCTATTTTGAAAAGGCAAAAGAGATGGGATTCGATATTACGGTTCATGCAGATCAATTCTCAACAGGAGGAAGTGCGGTAGCCGTAAAGTACGGGGCCATTAGTGCCGACCACTTAGAGGCAAGTACGGAAACCGAAATTCAACTTTTGGCCAATAGTAATGTAATCGCCACTGCCCTACCCGGAGCCTCTATGGGCTTGGGATGTAACTACACCCCTGCCCGCCAATTATTAGATGCCGGAGCCAGTGTCGCCATTGCAAGCGATTGGAATCCGGGTTCTGCCCCTATGGGCAATCTGCTAATGCAGGCAGCAGTCTTAGGGACTTTTGAAAAGCTCACCAATACCGAAGTGCTATCGGGAATTACCTATAGAGCTGCGGCAGCCTTGGGATTAAAAGACCGAGGAAAAATTGAAACTGGATTACTAGCAGATTTCATAGCATTCCCAACTACTAATTACAAGGAAATATTGTACCAGCAGGGTATGCTACAACCCAAAATGGTATTTAAAAAAGGAACACTAGTGGTTGGCCTTTAA
- a CDS encoding LysR family transcriptional regulator → MGYQIEIRHFKYFLAVADELHYRKAAEKLCISQPGLSRQIKQMEEILKVKLFIRSKRKVALTAAGEYLKGEIEFILNHLEVTKKQLKYISQGDFGEVRIGFLGSAMQEVIPDLLLKLKDKFPGIRTSLEEVSNNAQINSLLKDKLDMGFVRLSRVPDGFNIKPVYEDTFSVVLPERYPLLTRDFEDVGQLSEENFILFSQDYSPLYFDTIMSICEDAGFTPKVSHKSVHAQTIFKLVENNLGVAIVPTSLQFGFQMKVKFIELKKIPQKAILSVVWKEDNRNPALRHCVNLLLEQASNAN, encoded by the coding sequence ATGGGTTATCAAATAGAAATACGACATTTCAAATATTTTTTAGCGGTAGCAGATGAATTGCATTATCGGAAAGCCGCGGAAAAACTGTGTATTTCACAGCCTGGCTTAAGTAGGCAGATAAAGCAGATGGAGGAGATTCTGAAGGTGAAACTATTTATTAGGAGTAAAAGGAAAGTAGCGCTTACCGCTGCAGGGGAATACCTAAAAGGGGAAATTGAATTTATTTTAAATCATCTTGAGGTTACGAAAAAGCAGTTGAAATATATAAGTCAGGGCGATTTTGGAGAGGTACGGATTGGATTTTTGGGCTCTGCCATGCAAGAAGTAATTCCCGATTTGTTACTCAAGCTTAAGGATAAGTTTCCAGGTATCCGTACCAGTTTGGAGGAGGTTTCCAACAATGCACAGATTAATTCCTTGCTAAAGGATAAATTGGATATGGGTTTTGTTCGCTTGTCCCGGGTTCCAGATGGCTTTAATATTAAACCAGTATACGAGGATACCTTTTCTGTGGTTTTGCCAGAACGATATCCATTGCTGACTAGGGATTTTGAAGATGTTGGTCAATTATCAGAAGAGAATTTTATACTGTTCTCTCAGGATTATAGTCCGTTGTACTTCGATACTATAATGAGTATATGTGAAGATGCTGGTTTTACCCCTAAGGTATCCCATAAATCGGTACATGCACAGACGATTTTTAAGTTGGTAGAGAACAATTTAGGAGTGGCCATAGTTCCTACCTCCTTGCAATTCGGGTTTCAGATGAAAGTGAAATTTATAGAATTGAAGAAAATCCCTCAGAAAGCAATATTATCGGTGGTCTGGAAAGAGGACAATAGGAATCCAGCTTTGAGGCATTGTGTTAATTTATTGTTGGAGCAGGCATCGAATGCCAATTGA
- the hutH gene encoding histidine ammonia-lyase, translated as MSSSKKVFLFGEGYLTAGMALSIARGTTKGEISTIARKSIKSSCDVVANIVEKGEPVYGINTGFGPLCTTKISKSEVKILQTNILKSHSVGVGPPIATEIAKLMLILKIHSLAKGYSGIAETTLDRILWHVDNNAVPIVPSQGSVGASGDLAPLSHLFLPLIGLGKVNYKGEVMTTAELLKNAELQPLELGPKEGLALINGTQFIAAHAVKVVEKMQACLTQADIIGAMMIEGLQGSVKPFFKELHQLRPFKGNDHVAANIRFLLKDSEILMDHVNCEKVQDPYSLRCIPQVHGASRNAWLHLKELLEIELNSVTDNPIIIDEELTISGGSFHGQPLAMVLDYACLAASELGNISDRRIYLALEGNSPGVPKLLMEDTGINSGYMILQYTTAALASENKGLCFPASADSIPTSLGQEDHVSMGSISGRKALQVLGNVEKILAIELLTAAQAFEFRKPMKSGIILDEVHKEVRKKVAFADKDRIFSDDIEKGIELIENKTLIRIVQKVMKQNKFLPNSPFEGEFEHF; from the coding sequence ATGTCCAGTTCAAAAAAAGTATTTCTATTCGGGGAAGGGTATCTCACCGCCGGAATGGCACTTTCCATAGCAAGGGGAACTACCAAGGGAGAAATTTCCACCATTGCTAGAAAAAGCATAAAGTCTAGCTGCGATGTTGTAGCTAATATTGTAGAAAAAGGGGAGCCTGTTTACGGAATAAACACTGGCTTTGGTCCTTTGTGCACCACCAAAATATCCAAATCGGAGGTTAAAATATTACAGACCAATATTTTAAAAAGTCATAGTGTTGGGGTTGGACCGCCTATAGCAACCGAAATTGCCAAACTGATGTTGATTCTAAAGATCCATTCTTTGGCCAAAGGGTATTCTGGCATCGCAGAAACTACTTTGGACAGAATATTATGGCATGTGGATAATAATGCTGTTCCAATAGTCCCTTCCCAAGGTTCCGTTGGGGCATCAGGGGATCTGGCGCCCCTTTCCCATCTGTTCTTACCCTTGATCGGATTGGGTAAAGTAAATTATAAAGGGGAAGTGATGACGACTGCGGAGCTCCTCAAGAATGCAGAACTCCAGCCACTGGAATTGGGACCAAAGGAAGGCCTAGCGCTAATTAATGGCACCCAATTTATTGCTGCCCATGCCGTGAAAGTGGTCGAAAAAATGCAGGCCTGTCTTACTCAAGCAGATATCATAGGCGCCATGATGATCGAAGGCCTACAGGGAAGTGTAAAACCATTTTTTAAAGAATTGCATCAGCTGCGTCCCTTTAAAGGGAATGACCATGTTGCTGCAAACATCCGGTTTTTATTAAAGGATTCAGAAATTTTGATGGACCACGTAAATTGCGAAAAGGTTCAGGACCCCTATTCCCTGCGATGCATCCCACAGGTGCACGGCGCCTCTAGAAATGCGTGGTTGCACCTTAAGGAATTATTGGAAATAGAACTAAATTCCGTTACCGATAATCCCATTATCATAGATGAGGAATTAACGATCAGTGGGGGCAGTTTTCATGGTCAGCCCTTGGCCATGGTGCTCGATTATGCTTGCTTAGCAGCCTCCGAACTAGGAAATATTTCAGATCGTAGAATTTACCTGGCCCTGGAAGGGAATAGTCCCGGAGTCCCAAAATTACTGATGGAAGATACCGGAATCAATTCAGGTTACATGATACTACAGTACACCACGGCAGCTTTAGCAAGTGAAAATAAGGGACTTTGTTTTCCTGCCAGCGCAGACAGCATTCCTACCTCCTTAGGGCAGGAAGACCATGTTAGTATGGGATCCATCAGCGGAAGGAAGGCCCTGCAGGTTTTGGGAAATGTAGAAAAAATATTGGCCATAGAACTGCTGACCGCAGCTCAGGCATTCGAATTCAGAAAACCAATGAAATCGGGCATTATTCTGGATGAAGTCCATAAGGAAGTCCGTAAAAAAGTAGCCTTTGCAGATAAGGACCGAATTTTTTCCGATGATATTGAAAAAGGAATCGAACTAATTGAGAATAAAACCCTCATCCGCATCGTACAGAAGGTAATGAAACAGAACAAGTTTTTACCGAACAGTCCGTTTGAGGGAGAGTTTGAGCATTTTTAA